Part of the Crossiella cryophila genome, GGTGCTCGGCGCCGACCGGCACTGGACCCCGGCCGAGCTGGACGAACTCTTCGACGCGGACAACCGCGAGTACGTCGAGGCGGTCTCCACCGAGGCGCTCAACCTGGACTACGGGCTGCTGGAGTACTTCTGGGAACGCGAGTCCCGCCGCGGCGCGCCCTGGCACGGGGTGCACCTGAGCGCGCAGGTGCACCGGCTGGCCATCGGCTTCGGCGACACCCCCGCGCTGCTGCGGGAGAACTACGGCGAGTTCGAGCCGAACCCCTCCTTCGCCGAGCTGCGCGCCGAACTCCAGCGCCGGGACATCCCCCTGCTCGACCTGCCCCAGGAGATGCCGGCGCACCGCTCCTACTGGCAGCCGGACAGCCAGGCGGTGGTGATCGAGATCGTCGGCCAGGAGGAGTTCGTCACCTCCCCCACCGAGGAGATCGGCTCGATCAGCGGCATCTCCGCGCCGGGCCTGCTGCACAACCTGCCGAGGGCCCGCTTCGACGCGCTCAAGCAGTCCCTCAACCACCTGGCCACCGCCGGGGACGCCGACCGCCTCCGCTGGCTGGACCGGCACGATCCCGCACCCGGGCAGGAGCGGGCCGAGTGGTGGCGGTCGAGGCTGACCGTGTTCGCGATCAAACTCGGCTGGCGGGAGAGCGCCGAGGCGGTGTGGGTGCCGCTGTACCTGTGGTTCGCCGACCAGGCCGTCCGCCGTGGTGCCCTGGACCCGGCCGAGGTGGCCCGCCGCGTCGCCGAGTCCGCCGCCCGCCTGGAGCTGTACGGCCACAACGGTTCCGAGGACCGCCCCGCACTGCTGCCGGTCGCCGAGGACCTGACCACCACCCTGCTCGCCGGGGTGCCCCTGGACCGCGTCGACGCCGAACAACGCTGGGGCGTGCCCGGCCTGCACGGCACCGAGGTCCGCCCGCTGCTGCGTGCCCGGCAGCTGGTGGAGACCGCGGCCCGGCTGCGCCCGTTCCTGCGTGACTCAGCGGTCATCGCCGAGCTGGGCGAGTGGCTGCGGGTGTGGCCGGAATTCGGCCGTTCGGCGGGCTTGTTAGAAATGCGGAGTGACTGATCTCGACTGCTATGTCGAAGCCATCGCCACCGGAACCCTGCTCGGCATCGACCGCCACTGGGGCCCGGCCCAGGTAGACGCCCTGCTCGGCGGCGAGGGCCCGGACGGCCTGAACATCAGCACCCACCACTGGTGGCGCGACTACGGCCTGGCCGAGATCTTCTGGGGCAGAGCCTCCATCGCCGAACACTGGACCGGCCACCACTTCTCCCTGCAACTGCACCGCCTGCCCGGCGACTGGTGCAGGCCGAACGAGATGCTCACCGCCCGCCACGGCGAGTTCCGTCAACGCACCCGGTTCACCGACCTCCAGGCGGCCCTGGCCCAACGCGACATCCCCCTGGTCCAGCGGCCGTACGTGGACGACGACTACCTCCAGTTCGAACAACCGGCCTCCGGCACCACCCTGCTGGTCCTCAACCACCACCCCGCCCCAGACCCCGACTACCCGGACCTGGGCTTCGGCGACGTCTACAGCATCAGCTCCAGCGCCCACCCCCGCCACCTCCCCCTGGGCAACGCACCCAGGGAAACCTCCACCCACCAGCCACCCACAGCCCCAACCCTGCCCCCGTCCTCACCCCCAACCCTGTCCTCATCCTCAACCTCGTCCCCAACCTCAACCTCGTCCCCGTCCCTGTCCTCAACCCCGTCCTCGGCTCCGGCCCCGCGGCCCACCGAACCCTCCCCACCCTCCCCGCCCCTCGAACTCCCCTCCCCCACCCCAGACGAGTTCGTCCGCCAAGCCCTCGCCGCGGTCCCCCTCACCCCCGCCCAAACCCGCTGGGCCGACCCCACCGTCCGCGGCCCACAACTCCCCGACCAGCTGCTGACCCGAGAGATCATCGCCACCGCGGCCCGCTATCGCCGCCGGGTCACCAACCCTGCCATCGCCGCTGACCTGGCCGAATGGCTCACCCTCTGGCCTGAACTACGCTGACTTCCCCGCTGTACCTATTGGTATGTACAGTACCGGGGCAGACACCTCGGACCCCTTCCGAAGGAGATCACCGGTCATGCACGCGATGCGGTACGCGATCACCCTGCCCGCCGACTACGACATGGGCATCATCCGGGAACGGGTGGCCAGCAAAGGGTCCACTTTGGACACTTTCCCCGGTCTGGGCCTGAAGTCCTACCTGATCCGGGAACGGGGAGTGGCAGGTTCCCCGGTCAACCAGTACGCCCCGTTCTACCTGTGGCGCACCACCAGGGGAATGAACGATTTCCTGTGGGGCAAGGGTTTCCAGGGCATCTGCAACGACTTCGGCCGCCCCGTCGTCCAACACTGGACCGGCCTGGCCTTCGA contains:
- a CDS encoding DUF4865 family protein; this translates as MHAMRYAITLPADYDMGIIRERVASKGSTLDTFPGLGLKSYLIRERGVAGSPVNQYAPFYLWRTTRGMNDFLWGKGFQGICNDFGRPVVQHWTGLAFERGPASAMVPTTATTELSSLCSPEPGAAVESAVAALETHATTPGIHSTALALDPRTWELLRYTLWTAEPPPGTGVPFQVLHLSRPELKDLPTGRHW